The segment agtagtagaaatagcagtaatagtagcagtagcagtgatggtagtaatagtagaaatagtagtaatagttgcagcagtagtagcagaaatagtagtaaccgtagcagtagtagtagaagtagtagttgttgttgtaacaGTAGTAACAGCATGAAAGGggtaatatcaatatttatataagttGTGGTGTTCCTAACTACTGTTGTTAATACtctgatcgttattatcatcatgaatattaactatataattatcatataaatgtaATTGATGTTTTTTCTAGTTATAcaacctttttattattgttgttttatctatcttttcttattGATATCCTTGTCCATttttaatagtgttattattactattgccatttttaCGTCATATTCATActaacattaacaatatcatttatATCCCATCAATGTCATCATGTTGTTTTTGTGATCAAAATtaccatagtaataatgattgttatttcaCTATTTTAatcaaattattattagtatcatgctATGCAATGTTATTTGAGATTGTCGTCAAAatatatcatcattgtcttcactGTTATTTTTGCCAAAAATGATATATTACCGTGGTCTCTGCTGCTTctaatgtcattaccattatcatttttatatgtcATTGATGATCAAGAGATAATTATCTATTGTACtctgccataaaaaaaaaaaacaattattaatgtcggtgttatcaatatcattatcaattaactTGGTAGTACTCTGATGTTACAGTTATTAAGATTACTGTTgttagtacttttattattaacatcaatgtATAGTTTAAGTTTtggtaattaatatcattattcagaaccttttgttatttattaatctcattattgcaatcatttacATATTAGAAACAAAGCCGTTAATATATGTTAAAACACTAGAAAATATTGGTCTTTTGATTGTTATAATCAAATAATAGTGAGCCTATAGTTAGtatatctttgtatttttttattattgaaattgttattgtgttatcagTGTGAATTTTTACCATTGCTACAATTGGCTATTGGTCTTACTGCAATCGATAGATACATTTTCTACCTTGGGTAATATTAGTGATACGGAGTCTAGCAAACCTGTTGCTTTCCGTCAAGCAAAATATACATGTGACCATCATTTCATGGACTACACAAAAAATCTCCTTGGAGTTAACATTGGATTATTGAGCAAATACTTGCCATCTTTTTCTCCTAATCACATAGAAATAGTTCAGAATATGTGTACAGATTGTTACGTCCACGtgttattcaaatatatagataaaacgtGACTCTACTCCCAGCTCCATTTTCGGAGGTGCCACTCCCACTGTGCTCTACCGCTTTGGCTCTAACGGGCGGGACCTGGCACACGTGACAGTTCTCATGTACTGGAGCACAGCAGCTGCTATGAAAACTGATCAATAGTGCATTTGCAAATGATTTTCAGCAAATGTGCCAGACTGCCTGGACTCGGGCCCAAACCTTATGTCCCTTTGCTTTTGTCTTGTTTATCTCTGAAGCCGACCTTGAAGCTTGTGTTGTCTCCCTGAACTAACATTTGACAGGAAGACTTTTGTTTGAACTTAATCTGTTATACTATTAGGAGAGAAAGGACCAGTAAAATGCAATTTTtataagatttttctttttataaataagAAAAGCTTCATACAAAAGTTTGCTTTGCACATTTTGCATAAATCAAGAAATAGTTTCAtttgcatataaaatatacataatttatataaaaattcatTCGTACATTTCACTTTCATATCACGGTAATACTTAGTTACAACACAAGGTACGAAATTCTTGACATGACTTAGAAGGGGTATCACTGACTGACCTTGTACATCAAACTgcataaagaaatagaaacagcAATAGATCTGTGAACCAACAAAGTGACGGCTGGGCCATGACTGGGTGTTCCATAGAAAAAATTCGTGTCTGGTAAAGCACTGCAGtagtaagaataaaaatggaaGTATTTTAGCACATTTTTTGCATACACGCGGCACTATCACATTAGGCGCGGGCGTCGCCTCGCGTCGCGGGCGTGCGGTGGGCGCGGGTGGGCGGCGAGCGCACTATGGCGGCCGAGTCCACGCGCTCACTTGACTAGAACGACCCCGGTATAGTGGTTCTGCTCCCCCAGCCCCGGTACAACATATTTCCCGCCCTCACCGGGATTCGCCCCCCCTGGCTGCCTCTCACAGAAACCAGGTCTCGGGCATCCACATACAACTCCGTGTACAACTGCTGCCGTCGGGCCTCCTACAGGTTGCTGTAGGGAGGGTACGGCGCTAGCCTCGCACAGGGCCACACAAACACGCGGGCCAGCCAGGATGGGTCcattgcgggcgtgcgggcgggcggtctGGCTGgctgtgggcgggcgggcggtcgtGGGTGATCTGGCACGTTACGGTGCTTCGTCGTCACGTCACTGGTGCGTTACGAAGGGGATCTGGCACCCTGAGTTGACGTGCTCCATCACCTCCTGCTTGAGCGAGCACACCTGGTCGCGGAGCTTGTTGACCACCGCCTGCAGCTCCATGTTCTCGCCCTTGAGCgttttcaccttctcctccagACGGCTGATGCGCTCCAGCTTCCGACGGCGGCACTTGGACGCCGCGATTCGATTCCGCAGCCGCTTGCGCTCCAACTTGATCCGCTCCTGGCACTCCATATCGATGGGCGATAGCGGAGGCGAGCCACTCACGCTGGGCACCGTCTGCGGCTCCTCCTTGATGTGCGCAGGTGGCAACAGGCCCAGATGCGCCGCCACATGGTGCTGGGACTCGCTCACCGATAGCGATACTGCCGCGCCCGATGTCACAGGAACCTGCtgatgggggtggtgggcgtggtggtgttggtggatgGGCACATCCAGCTGGGTATACTGAAGGGGCGCCGAAGACACTGAAGGGGCCACGCTGGTCACGACGACCGTGCCGCTACCGCTGGTGGAGATGGCATCCTGGTGGTGCAGCTGTTCCAAAGTGTCCTCAAATCCTTTGGCGAATTCTTCCTCCTCGACGGTGGCGGTTTTGCTGGGGAAGAAGAACTGGGAGGGCGTCGTCACCGTGTTGCTGTTGAGGATGGTGCTCCCCTGCTGCATAATCAGTCTCTCCAACTCGGGAGAGGCTAACTTCAGCTGGTTGAGGTCCGGGGAAGTTAGAAGTGGGTTGAAATTGCCTCCTGGTCGCTGTTTCTTGGACGGTCTGGTGAAATCCAGCGTCAATTTGCGTTTCATCTGGTTAACACTTTCCTTAGAGTAGTTGTTGTACGACCCGTCCTCGTACATGGTTGCCTCCATAACTAGTCTCTTAACACAAAACAAACTTCTTGGCACGTGGTGGGTTCACGATGAGTCACTAGCGGACGGACTCACACTATGAGGCACAGTCTTATACTCATCACATATAAGCACGACACACGTTCAGCCTCTGCTGTCTGCAGGCCATATGAGTCAtctggagggagagagcagatcTTATACGATTCTGTCATAGTCTAAAAATAGAAACATGACATCATATTCTAGCGTTCTCATTGGCTGACTATGACATCATCGATTTCAGAGAATGGCGGCGGGCTCAGCGATTGGCTGATACCGAGAACTGTTCAACCACTGTTGTGCCACATGTTTTAATTTTAGGTCTTATATACTTCACATATCAGTTGCCAAAATTTCCATGAGACTAGTAATTATAATTGTTTCTCTTATATATAGTAGTTTTTCTGTAAACTAATAATGTTAGTTAGTAAATTGCCACAGGACCTTCTCCACCCGTGTTTTGAAGATACAACAACACCGCGCAAGATTCAGTCCTAAACTTTCAGCCAATCAGAGGCGACTTTGGTGTTTAGTGTAGGCGCAAGTTTTGAAAAGAGTTTCTTGGAATATTCCAGCATGGTTCTTAGAAGTCGTTAAGTTGATTTTAATTCTTTTAAAGTTTTAATGTAAAAATCTGCAATGTATCGCATACAATACAAACCCCGGGTAATAATATTTAATCAAATAGCGCGTTATGGCAACTATTAGAGCTAAGTTTCCAGGTGTTTATAATTTGTCAAGAGAGATCCAGCAACTGTAGGTGTACTAGGAACTTGTggtaagggtggaagggggaggagggagagtgatggaggaaCAGGTGATACCAAACGTTTGTCAAGATACGTTTGTGACACGTCAGCCGGTTTGAGTCATAAGGCAACTGAGCAACGACTCCTACTCAGTTTTAGAGCTACATATCCTTTGCGATTGTGTTTCGGATATGTGATATCGCTTACCTACACTAAATTTAATGCTTATTTCTCTATTTAACTGCTGCTTCTGTTTGTTTTCAAAAATTTACAACAGAATGAATTGTTTCACTGTTCTTGATCCCGCATCCGCTTTTCCAGACAACGACTTCGGCCAGTGGAGGATCGGAGTCCTACTAATGACCATAAAGACATTCCTTAAAAGAGAAAACCTGCGCGGTAAGATACCAAAGCAATAACATGCATAGAAAACATTCTGTTCCGGCTAAACCGTCGACCAAACCCAAACAGTTCTCGGAACCAGAAACGTTCcggcttctctcccctctcctcccccccggcCCCCACCCTGCCCCCGCCTGCCAGGTCCTCCACCGGCGTGCACTTCCCTCTTGCTGTTTTATCTGGACGCTCGTGGAACCGGAACTGGCGGAGAGTTCCGGGAATGCGTGCTTTGGTATGTAGAATTGTGAATGTAATATTTAGTACTATAAACTTGACTAATGAAGAGCGCACGGAAGACCTTGGCGAGTTTCCCAGAGCAAGTACAAGGACACTAGAGTACATAATTATTTCTTTGTTAAAACACCCTGTAAAGCATTCCtttcggtttatttatttataattgcaTGTTCTTAaggtatttgtgtgcatatatacagataatatatccAAGAACACGGTTCTACAAACACCATTCAGGCaagaatacacagacacacacatatacatttatgcatatatatatatatatatat is part of the Penaeus vannamei isolate JL-2024 chromosome 19, ASM4276789v1, whole genome shotgun sequence genome and harbors:
- the LOC113800779 gene encoding transcription factor Jun, giving the protein MEATMYEDGSYNNYSKESVNQMKRKLTLDFTRPSKKQRPGGNFNPLLTSPDLNQLKLASPELERLIMQQGSTILNSNTVTTPSQFFFPSKTATVEEEEFAKGFEDTLEQLHHQDAISTSGSGTVVVTSVAPSVSSAPLQYTQLDVPIHQHHHAHHPHQQVPVTSGAAVSLSVSESQHHVAAHLGLLPPAHIKEEPQTVPSVSGSPPLSPIDMECQERIKLERKRLRNRIAASKCRRRKLERISRLEEKVKTLKGENMELQAVVNKLRDQVCSLKQEVMEHVNSGCQIPFVTHQ